The stretch of DNA TCGTTTAGACTACTATTATTTGTGTATCTCGTTTGCATCAACAAGATTTAAAAAGGATTCTACaactatataaaaaaaaaaaatatatatatatacttgtTCATTCGCATATGATTTGTGCAGGGTATTATacacattttaaaataatctttttaattatatcgtaaatattaaataataatagtcTTCAAAATTGATTATTGTAACATTTTATGTCTATGAggaaaaaatttgataatgTTGTCCTATCTATTCTAGTCAATTATACTTTTAGGCAATATTTTACCTTTTCTTGTTGTTTTCATTATGAATGTATAGTCGTTTCATAATAGTGATCTTTTACCAGCTACATATacgttttaaatgaaaatatccCATAGAGCCGGTATACAAAACGCGTTCTTTTATGCGTTTCTCATTGAAAAAAGCTAATTGGCATGCTCATCTTTAGTTGCATGTCTTAAATATCGAGCTGTAACACGTATGTCACATGTTGGTATCATAAATATAAgttattttctttatcttttgattaaattgaaaaatcctAAATATTTcgtaatattttcttataccTAAAATGTAAAAACTTACAACACAAAGATTGAATTTaatcaattcaattaatttagtAATGTACTTTCGTCGtaaattacattttcttttcattgcTATCACACGTTATTTAATTTagtgttttaatttcaatagcAAGGATATAgtgtaattatatattatattatattatgtacgtgtgtgtatataatgtatatattatatattaagcATACTTAAAGTttaaaatgtaacatactaCATGTATAGAAAAGGCGAGAAACATATACAAGGactaatattataattgataattattagctatccaaaaaaaaaaagaaagaaagaaagaaaaaaaagagaaagaaataaagaatacttatataaaaatgttcaCTACTAACTATTATATTCTTCGATGTATCcaaagtataaaaattttttttttatgaattataatttgaGTATGTATTATAGAAGttaaaaaatgtgaaaaaaaaattatatatatattacataagaaaaaaacaaagagAATGATAAGAGCGAATATTGTAAGATTCAAAATAATACATGTAtcatttcattctttttccttGAAGCAATGAAATGattaaatgtatcattttacTTACGAATTCCAATTCGTTTCTTTGTTATAAATATgagcaattttattattttgtataaaagtCTAGAAATCATATATTCcttatattataattagatATTATCAATACTACCTTTCTCAACCAAagatataaaatttgttaatactTGTATTATTACCATCAGTACGGGTCAATTGAAAAATCCTATTTAAATATAGCTTTAAATACAATAGAAATATCATCATCTCGCGTGACATACGTTTAACAGCTCAGCAATTGAGGAAAATTATCCCATAACTATTATAAATGGGACATTATTAATCTTTTTTGTTGCGTTTAATTATggtattacaattttttaaacaaatatataCTTCAGAGGTCCCAAAAACTTTGTCCATCATTTACGATTATATgtggtttttcttttttctttcacgcTAAATATGTTTGTGTAACTGGCACACATACATGTTATAAGTTAATGCTAACTATTCAGCTAGCACCCTGCTAATAAATGTATTTtgaattatatattaaatatttcttttccatttcAAGATCAATAATATGtgttcttaattaataaaggATGTGATATTTCAATCTTTATAAACGGCTAATAATTAACAGTATGACTGTTGACACAAAGTATGACAAATAGAGACTTTGTTAAGTCTTATCACATCCACATTCACTTTGGCGATAGTCAAAAATTACATGTTcgataaatttttttcttttttgttaattcTATTGCGATTATACGTGTACCGTGGTACAAAATTTCTTTGTTAATTGTTCACATTTGTATACCATCGCATTTAAAAACACTGAATTCGCATGAAATTTGTAGTTTACTACTCACATTAAAATTCTGAGAATATTCGTCCTTGTTACTGAAAAAGAGCGTAGATATAACAACGGGCGTTTTCTTTTAACAAAATACTCGGACCTAACTTGTGGAGACAACCGGAGTCTGGCAGTACGGGCACTCGCGTTGATTTGGAGCGCACGTTGAGCAGACCACGTAGTGGTTGCACGGTGAGAGAGTAACAGTGCGATTTTGTTCTTCGCAAACCATGCACTTTGTTGCCGTTTCTCTGTACAGCACCTGGAACGGCAACAACTGAGCTACCTATAGTGTTTCCCCATTAATCGAACGGGGTCGCAAACGTAATAAACATTTACGACTAATTAGAAAGATTGTTGATTTGCTAATTTATAGATGATAGAAGAAAATTGACGAAGATGAGGTAGTTACggaattttaattctttcgCCATCCTCTTCGGATAAAACTAATCATTAGTTGAGAATCGCTTGATATACCAGCTGTTCAAACCGGCATGACAACTTTGTTTTaccttttctatttcttcgAGATCCGAACGAAGCTGCGATTGAATTGATTTTAATGCAGCTATCGATAAAGATCTGAGTTCGCTTGTTCTTCTCAAAGTATGAAGGTACGGGCCACCGCTAGAAGCTTCGTTCTCCACCCTCAATGCTTTCACTTGCAACAAGGCCTGTCAGTACACATATACAAgcgaattttatattaaatacagTAATGATAAACAAGATAACGTGGTAATATAAAGTACCcaatataaaacattttattttatacttagAATGAGATACTCTAAATACCTCGTCTCTCTGTTGTTCAGCAATACTTGCTTTTCTTTTAGCTTCTTCGCTCTCTAATTGCCACGCAGCACAAGCAGCTCTAGCTTGATTAATTCGTTCGTCCCATGTTGCTAATTGTGCACGGCTCGATGTCAACTCCTCCCTGAGCCTTTGCACCTGTAGAGTATCGTTATCGAACGAATTGGCTTTCCAAAACTTCGTTCACGGTGGTCGATTAAAACTGAAGGAAACATTCTTACCTCGGATAAGGATCCTGTATTATTTGGACTAATCGAAAATGCATTGACCAACGGAGATGCTGGGAGAGGTTGTGTACGAGATGGAGACATTCCTTGATTCGTGAAATCGAATAAACTACTATTAAATCCGCTAAGTTTCGAAGCTGAACTGCTAAGTTGTGAAATGTGATTGCTAAATGGATCTGACACTTGATTCATAAATGGCATtgtctgaaataaaataaaataaaatattacgaTAATCTTGGAATAACCTTTATCGAGATATATTCAAGAGGAAAAAAGTGATGCTCCCGTTTACCGATTCTATTGAATCTTGATGAGAAAATCTGGACCCGGTGAGGAAACCAGCTGAGTGTAAGTGTTGAAGTGGACTGGACGTTGATGGCGAAAAATTAGTAAGAACAGAACGTTCAGCCATTCCAGGAATATTAACTGGAGCTGAGCTTCCCAATAATCCAGAACTTGCTAGGCCTGCTGATATTGAATTGCTAATTGGTGAATTAGTATCCCTATGAATTGATTCTACTAAATTTAGGGGATCATCTAGATGTAACTCATCTAATGCATTTCCTAAAAATATAACAGAAAAAACAACAGATAATACGTGTAACGAAACCAAAACCGAACGGAACCAAGTCCAAACTGTGTTTTCTATCGTTACTTCAAATGTAACTCACCTACTACAGATTCAACGGTATCATTTGGATAAAATGAACTTGAAAGTGGTGAAACGGTAGTCGCTAATGAATGACTGCCTAAGGTACCATTCAAACTGTAAGCAATGTATAGACTTTGTTTCTGTTGAGCTTTTTCAGCTTTTGTTAATAAAGGATCACTATCTATAGCAACCATTTGTTTTCGTATTTCACCCTGTTAAATATATTtgtcaaattaaaattagcgCTGCAcccgtcgtcgtcgtcgttaaCGTATTCAAAAACTGAACAGCTAAAACTTACAACTTGTAAAATAGAGTTTGGATTGTAAAGTATGCTCGTTAACTTCTGTTGATTGGAAGTATTTACAGTGTTATTGGAATTAGAATTATGCAGTTGAGCACCAGGAGCTTTACTGTGTGAACTGTTGCTACCAACGCTACTGGTACTTGCCGATTCTGATACTTCACCACTTCCATTCTGTAATTTAAGCATATGATGGTGTTTATAGTCAAGTACCTTCTCTCGGTGatcgtttcattaaaaaaactTACACTGCTATCGCTAAGTGGTTTATCTTTTTCATGAACACGCTTATCGGGTGGAAGAGCGTTGCTGAGAATATCTGCCAGATTGGTTCCACAATCTATAGGTACCGCCATGTCCCTCGCCAGGCTCATTTCTTCTGTTGGCAACACTGCTCCATCAGCACACCATACCAACGTCCCAATATATCAATTTTGAGAAGCAATTTTGAACGCTAAGTTTATCGCTTACAAAACGCCTAcgttttcaaaattatcaaaggCAAATGCTTTTACACCGAAGCAATATAAGCGGTCCGATTTAAGTTAGTAACTCGGAAGTTTGCATTATTCGAATTTAATCACGTTAAATTGCGTACTAAGCGAGTAAAAATTTTACTTAAGGCCGGCGAACAATCGTAACCCGAACTTTATCAACTTACTAAGATAGTAGTAACTGTTTTACGTACGATTTATGAGGGTAAACTCACGGTCAACATGTGCAAAAGCACAGAAGACTCCGCGCGGACAGTAACCAGCTTGTTGGACATCGTTGCACTTTGTGGATTTGTAGATTTCAGGATGGA from Osmia bicornis bicornis chromosome 10, iOsmBic2.1, whole genome shotgun sequence encodes:
- the LOC114873450 gene encoding RING finger protein unkempt homolog isoform X6 — translated: MSCIPCPIDGRGLAGKRGEKQTKRRRRRRLRRRGRRERRERRERRERVPFACTSVCVRARSSVVLSKMKSDSKPLLTAQAEKANHYTYLKEFRVEQCPLFIQRKCTQHRPFTCFNWHFMNQRRRRPVRKRDRTFNYSADNYCTKYDETTGICPDGDECPFLHRTAGDTERRYHLRYYKTCMCVHDTDTRGFCVKNGPHCAFAHGNHDLRPPVYDIKEIQALENPDSDPNSSSNGPNILDKERNLMNEDPKWQDTNYVLSNYKTEPCKRPPRLCRQGYACPQYHNSKDKRRSPRKYKYRSTPCPNVKHGEEWGEPGNCEQGDACTYCHTRTEQQFHPEIYKSTKCNDVQQAGYCPRGVFCAFAHVDREFTLINLLPTEEMSLARDMAVPIDCGTNLADILSNALPPDKRVHEKDKPLSDSSNGSGEVSESASTSSVGSNSSHSKAPGAQLHNSNSNNTVNTSNQQKLTSILYNPNSILQVGEIRKQMVAIDSDPLLTKAEKAQQKQSLYIAYSLNGTLGSHSLATTVSPLSSSFYPNDTVESVVGNALDELHLDDPLNLVESIHRDTNSPISNSISAGLASSGLLGSSAPVNIPGMAERSVLTNFSPSTSSPLQHLHSAGFLTGSRFSHQDSIESTMPFMNQVSDPFSNHISQLSSSASKLSGFNSSLFDFTNQGMSPSRTQPLPASPLVNAFSISPNNTGSLSEVQRLREELTSSRAQLATWDERINQARAACAAWQLESEEAKRKALLQVKALRVENEASSGGPYLHTLRRTSELRSLSIAALKSIQSQLRSDLEEIEKVLYRETATKCMVCEEQNRTVTLSPCNHYVVCSTCAPNQRECPYCQTPVVSTS
- the LOC114873450 gene encoding RING finger protein unkempt homolog isoform X3; this translates as MSCIPCPIDGRGLAGKRGEKQTKRRRRRRLRRRGRRERRERRERRERVPFACTSVCVRARSSVVLSKMKSDSKPLLTAQAEKANHYTYLKEFRVEQCPLFIQRKCTQHRPFTCFNWHFMNQRRRRPVRKRDRTFNYSADNYCTKYDETTGICPDGDECPFLHRTAGDTERRYHLRYYKTCMCVHDTDTRGFCVKNGPHCAFAHGNHDLRPPVYDIKEIQALENPDSDPNSSSNGPNILDKERNLMNEDPKWQDTNYVLSNYKTEPCKRPPRLCRQGYACPQYHNSKDKRRSPRKYKYRSTPCPNVKHGEEWGEPGNCEQGDACTYCHTRTEQQFHPEIYKSTKCNDVQQAGYCPRGVFCAFAHVDHGAVLPTEEMSLARDMAVPIDCGTNLADILSNALPPDKRVHEKDKPLSDSSNGSGEVSESASTSSVGSNSSHSKAPGAQLHNSNSNNTVNTSNQQKLTSILYNPNSILQVGEIRKQMVAIDSDPLLTKAEKAQQKQSLYIAYSLNGTLGSHSLATTVSPLSSSFYPNDTVESVVGNALDELHLDDPLNLVESIHRDTNSPISNSISAGLASSGLLGSSAPVNIPGMAERSVLTNFSPSTSSPLQHLHSAGFLTGSRFSHQDSIESTMPFMNQVSDPFSNHISQLSSSASKLSGFNSSLFDFTNQGMSPSRTQPLPASPLVNAFSISPNNTGSLSEVQRLREELTSSRAQLATWDERINQARAACAAWQLESEEAKRKASIAEQQRDEALLQVKALRVENEASSGGPYLHTLRRTSELRSLSIAALKSIQSQLRSDLEEIEKVLYRETATKCMVCEEQNRTVTLSPCNHYVVCSTCAPNQRECPYCQTPVVSTS
- the LOC114873450 gene encoding RING finger protein unkempt homolog isoform X5, which translates into the protein MSCIPCPIDGRGLAGKRGEKQTKRRRRRRLRRRGRRERRERRERRERVPFACTSVCVRARSSVVLSKMKSDSKPLLTAQAEKANHYTYLKEFRVEQCPLFIQRKCTQHRPFTCFNWHFMNQRRRRPVRKRDRTFNYSADNYCTKYDETTGICPDGDECPFLHRTAGDTERRYHLRYYKTCMCVHDTDTRGFCVKNGPHCAFAHGNHDLRPPVYDIKEIQALENPDSDPNSSSNGPNILDKERNLMNEDPKWQDTNYVLSNYKTEPCKRPPRLCRQGYACPQYHNSKDKRRSPRKYKYRSTPCPNVKHGEEWGEPGNCEQGDACTYCHTRTEQQFHPEIYKSTKCNDVQQAGYCPRGVFCAFAHVDLLPTEEMSLARDMAVPIDCGTNLADILSNALPPDKRVHEKDKPLSDSSNGSGEVSESASTSSVGSNSSHSKAPGAQLHNSNSNNTVNTSNQQKLTSILYNPNSILQVGEIRKQMVAIDSDPLLTKAEKAQQKQSLYIAYSLNGTLGSHSLATTVSPLSSSFYPNDTVESVVGNALDELHLDDPLNLVESIHRDTNSPISNSISAGLASSGLLGSSAPVNIPGMAERSVLTNFSPSTSSPLQHLHSAGFLTGSRFSHQDSIESTMPFMNQVSDPFSNHISQLSSSASKLSGFNSSLFDFTNQGMSPSRTQPLPASPLVNAFSISPNNTGSLSEVQRLREELTSSRAQLATWDERINQARAACAAWQLESEEAKRKASIAEQQRDEALLQVKALRVENEASSGGPYLHTLRRTSELRSLSIAALKSIQSQLRSDLEEIEKVLYRETATKCMVCEEQNRTVTLSPCNHYVVCSTCAPNQRECPYCQTPVVSTS
- the LOC114873450 gene encoding RING finger protein unkempt homolog isoform X8, yielding MSCIPCPIDGRGLAGKRGEKQTKRRRRRRLRRRGRRERRERRERRERVPFACTSVCVRARSSVVLSKMKSDSKPLLTAQAEKANHYTYLKEFRVEQCPLFIQRKCTQHRPFTCFNWHFMNQRRRRPVRKRDRTFNYSADNYCTKYDETTGICPDGDECPFLHRTAGDTERRYHLRYYKTCMCVHDTDTRGFCVKNGPHCAFAHGNHDLRPPVYDIKEIQALENPDSDPNSSSNGPNILDKERNLMNEDPKWQDTNYVLSNYKTEPCKRPPRLCRQGYACPQYHNSKDKRRSPRKYKYRSTPCPNVKHGEEWGEPGNCEQGDACTYCHTRTEQQFHPEIYKSTKCNDVQQAGYCPRGVFCAFAHVDQMSLARDMAVPIDCGTNLADILSNALPPDKRVHEKDKPLSDSSNGSGEVSESASTSSVGSNSSHSKAPGAQLHNSNSNNTVNTSNQQKLTSILYNPNSILQVGEIRKQMVAIDSDPLLTKAEKAQQKQSLYIAYSLNGTLGSHSLATTVSPLSSSFYPNDTVESVVGNALDELHLDDPLNLVESIHRDTNSPISNSISAGLASSGLLGSSAPVNIPGMAERSVLTNFSPSTSSPLQHLHSAGFLTGSRFSHQDSIESTMPFMNQVSDPFSNHISQLSSSASKLSGFNSSLFDFTNQGMSPSRTQPLPASPLVNAFSISPNNTGSLSEVQRLREELTSSRAQLATWDERINQARAACAAWQLESEEAKRKASIAEQQRDEALLQVKALRVENEASSGGPYLHTLRRTSELRSLSIAALKSIQSQLRSDLEEIEKVLYRETATKCMVCEEQNRTVTLSPCNHYVVCSTCAPNQRECPYCQTPVVSTS
- the LOC114873450 gene encoding RING finger protein unkempt homolog isoform X1 — translated: MSCIPCPIDGRGLAGKRGEKQTKRRRRRRLRRRGRRERRERRERRERVPFACTSVCVRARSSVVLSKMKSDSKPLLTAQAEKANHYTYLKEFRVEQCPLFIQRKCTQHRPFTCFNWHFMNQRRRRPVRKRDRTFNYSADNYCTKYDETTGICPDGDECPFLHRTAGDTERRYHLRYYKTCMCVHDTDTRGFCVKNGPHCAFAHGNHDLRPPVYDIKEIQALENPDSDPNSSSNGPNILDKERNLMNEDPKWQDTNYVLSNYKTEPCKRPPRLCRQGYACPQYHNSKDKRRSPRKYKYRSTPCPNVKHGEEWGEPGNCEQGDACTYCHTRTEQQFHPEIYKSTKCNDVQQAGYCPRGVFCAFAHVDREFTLINLLPTEEMSLARDMAVPIDCGTNLADILSNALPPDKRVHEKDKPLSDSSNGSGEVSESASTSSVGSNSSHSKAPGAQLHNSNSNNTVNTSNQQKLTSILYNPNSILQVGEIRKQMVAIDSDPLLTKAEKAQQKQSLYIAYSLNGTLGSHSLATTVSPLSSSFYPNDTVESVVGNALDELHLDDPLNLVESIHRDTNSPISNSISAGLASSGLLGSSAPVNIPGMAERSVLTNFSPSTSSPLQHLHSAGFLTGSRFSHQDSIESTMPFMNQVSDPFSNHISQLSSSASKLSGFNSSLFDFTNQGMSPSRTQPLPASPLVNAFSISPNNTGSLSEVQRLREELTSSRAQLATWDERINQARAACAAWQLESEEAKRKASIAEQQRDEALLQVKALRVENEASSGGPYLHTLRRTSELRSLSIAALKSIQSQLRSDLEEIEKVLYRETATKCMVCEEQNRTVTLSPCNHYVVCSTCAPNQRECPYCQTPVVSTS
- the LOC114873450 gene encoding RING finger protein unkempt homolog isoform X4, which produces MSCIPCPIDGRGLAGKRGEKQTKRRRRRRLRRRGRRERRERRERRERVPFACTSVCVRARSSVVLSKMKSDSKPLLTAQAEKANHYTYLKEFRVEQCPLFIQRKCTQHRPFTCFNWHFMNQRRRRPVRKRDRTFNYSADNYCTKYDETTGICPDGDECPFLHRTAGDTERRYHLRYYKTCMCVHDTDTRGFCVKNGPHCAFAHGNHDLRPPVYDIKEIQALENPDSDPNSSSNGPNILDKERNLMNEDPKWQDTNYVLSNYKTEPCKRPPRLCRQGYACPQYHNSKDKRRSPRKYKYRSTPCPNVKHGEEWGEPGNCEQGDACTYCHTRTEQQFHPEIYKSTKCNDVQQAGYCPRGVFCAFAHVDREFTLINQMSLARDMAVPIDCGTNLADILSNALPPDKRVHEKDKPLSDSSNGSGEVSESASTSSVGSNSSHSKAPGAQLHNSNSNNTVNTSNQQKLTSILYNPNSILQVGEIRKQMVAIDSDPLLTKAEKAQQKQSLYIAYSLNGTLGSHSLATTVSPLSSSFYPNDTVESVVGNALDELHLDDPLNLVESIHRDTNSPISNSISAGLASSGLLGSSAPVNIPGMAERSVLTNFSPSTSSPLQHLHSAGFLTGSRFSHQDSIESTMPFMNQVSDPFSNHISQLSSSASKLSGFNSSLFDFTNQGMSPSRTQPLPASPLVNAFSISPNNTGSLSEVQRLREELTSSRAQLATWDERINQARAACAAWQLESEEAKRKASIAEQQRDEALLQVKALRVENEASSGGPYLHTLRRTSELRSLSIAALKSIQSQLRSDLEEIEKVLYRETATKCMVCEEQNRTVTLSPCNHYVVCSTCAPNQRECPYCQTPVVSTS
- the LOC114873450 gene encoding RING finger protein unkempt homolog isoform X2; amino-acid sequence: MSCIPCPIDGRGLAGKRGEKQTKRRRRRRLRRRGRRERRERRERRERVPFACTSVCVRARSSVVLSKMKSDSKPLLTAQAEKANHYTYLKEFRVEQCPLFIQRKCTQHRPFTCFNWHFMNQRRRRPVRKRDRTFNYSADNYCTKYDETTGICPDGDECPFLHRTAGDTERRYHLRYYKTCMCVHDTDTRGFCVKNGPHCAFAHGNHDLRPPVYDIKEIQALENPDSDPNSSSNGPNILDKERNLMNEDPKWQDTNYVLSNYKTEPCKRPPRLCRQGYACPQYHNSKDKRRSPRKYKYRSTPCPNVKHGEEWGEPGNCEQGDACTYCHTRTEQQFHPEIYKSTKCNDVQQAGYCPRGVFCAFAHVDREFTLINQEMSLARDMAVPIDCGTNLADILSNALPPDKRVHEKDKPLSDSSNGSGEVSESASTSSVGSNSSHSKAPGAQLHNSNSNNTVNTSNQQKLTSILYNPNSILQVGEIRKQMVAIDSDPLLTKAEKAQQKQSLYIAYSLNGTLGSHSLATTVSPLSSSFYPNDTVESVVGNALDELHLDDPLNLVESIHRDTNSPISNSISAGLASSGLLGSSAPVNIPGMAERSVLTNFSPSTSSPLQHLHSAGFLTGSRFSHQDSIESTMPFMNQVSDPFSNHISQLSSSASKLSGFNSSLFDFTNQGMSPSRTQPLPASPLVNAFSISPNNTGSLSEVQRLREELTSSRAQLATWDERINQARAACAAWQLESEEAKRKASIAEQQRDEALLQVKALRVENEASSGGPYLHTLRRTSELRSLSIAALKSIQSQLRSDLEEIEKVLYRETATKCMVCEEQNRTVTLSPCNHYVVCSTCAPNQRECPYCQTPVVSTS
- the LOC114873450 gene encoding RING finger protein unkempt homolog isoform X7, with product MSCIPCPIDGRGLAGKRGEKQTKRRRRRRLRRRGRRERRERRERRERVPFACTSVCVRARSSVVLSKMKSDSKPLLTAQAEKANHYTYLKEFRVEQCPLFIQRKCTQHRPFTCFNWHFMNQRRRRPVRKRDRTFNYSADNYCTKYDETTGICPDGDECPFLHRTAGDTERRYHLRYYKTCMCVHDTDTRGFCVKNGPHCAFAHGNHDLRPPVYDIKEIQALENPDSDPNSSSNGPNILDKERNLMNEDPKWQDTNYVLSNYKTEPCKRPPRLCRQGYACPQYHNSKDKRRSPRKYKYRSTPCPNVKHGEEWGEPGNCEQGDACTYCHTRTEQQFHPEIYKSTKCNDVQQAGYCPRGVFCAFAHVDQEMSLARDMAVPIDCGTNLADILSNALPPDKRVHEKDKPLSDSSNGSGEVSESASTSSVGSNSSHSKAPGAQLHNSNSNNTVNTSNQQKLTSILYNPNSILQVGEIRKQMVAIDSDPLLTKAEKAQQKQSLYIAYSLNGTLGSHSLATTVSPLSSSFYPNDTVESVVGNALDELHLDDPLNLVESIHRDTNSPISNSISAGLASSGLLGSSAPVNIPGMAERSVLTNFSPSTSSPLQHLHSAGFLTGSRFSHQDSIESTMPFMNQVSDPFSNHISQLSSSASKLSGFNSSLFDFTNQGMSPSRTQPLPASPLVNAFSISPNNTGSLSEVQRLREELTSSRAQLATWDERINQARAACAAWQLESEEAKRKASIAEQQRDEALLQVKALRVENEASSGGPYLHTLRRTSELRSLSIAALKSIQSQLRSDLEEIEKVLYRETATKCMVCEEQNRTVTLSPCNHYVVCSTCAPNQRECPYCQTPVVSTS